The Apis mellifera strain DH4 linkage group LG3, Amel_HAv3.1, whole genome shotgun sequence genome includes the window TAAACTTATCCACGCATTTCGATAATCCAATTTGTCGGCTTTCATCCATGATCATTGCTTCCAATCCAatgtgttattaataattatttcatatctcTATTTCTGACTCTTCAATAGCATCATAATTTCAACTTCTGTTTTCTATTGTCTTTCTatgttttttctaatataattttttctttataattctgcaatgaataaaaataatttttgctaatattaattaattttctattaaaatatattaacactaaaattatcaaattataataaaagttttagatttattttttgaatttattaagaaaataaaaatttgatgaagatattaatttttattaagacagaattttgattatattcatttatatatactataatgagatatatattaaaatctgatattctagttctaatattataattatattaagttgataatattattttaaaatttttaataaaaataatcctttttcattttatttttttctatgaaaaaaataaaataaatattaatatatagtatttaatcatatttatcaatcatctcatatgaaaattataattaaattatatattttatatcaaactaaaataatgtaatatcattatcaattgttatcaaatttaaaaattgataatatcttcataaaaaatttatttattttatacaggtGAAGAATTTCCCATAGGATGCATGGAAATTGGTACCTTTTCCTCTTTAAAACGCTATACaaacaattctaaaaattatcaaacagATGCTACTAAGAAAGAATCTTACAATGACAtccataaattagaaaatgaaacCGTTTGCGGTAGTTCTACCGATCTTGAGAATACAATTTCATCTCATTTGCAGGAAAATGATTgcaaaatgtttgaaatagcAAGATGCTTTCCAGAAAGTGAAATTGCCAAGATCTATTTGGTATATCGTATAAAACCGGAAATGGAATCGCCAACAATCTGGCTACATCGAGAGAATACTAATAAATGGTATCGCTTAGCAGACAATTTTACTATATACTTTCGTATGATGCTTGTTCACTTGGGTTTGCCATTGTGGCAATGTTGTGTGGCTGGTTTGTCTCTTCCAGCATGGATAcaacaagtttattttttaattggtcCTCATTTACTTCCTTCTACCGTTGAACCAATGGAGACTATTTCTACCTCTATGTGGAACAATGGACCTACAAATATTATCGATCCAGCTATTTttaaaggaagagaaggaaaacaaaaaagttcaaaaaagaagtaatttttataacattatggTTCATTATCACTCTtcttaatatatgatttataagatTCAAGagcagataaaattaatatttttaaattagtagaATGTGCATCTACATTTATGTacgtaaaagtaaattataaaattataaaagtaaatatttttttcatgaaaatattttttgttaaatatattattgttatgatatcataataataaaatttcattaaagcattaataaaacatgtattaatacattttaatatattgataaaatctgccattatttaaaaactattcaCATTTTCCTCCAAATgtcaatcattaaaaataaaatgtactgTTGAAATCGACCACGTGAAATCATCAAACAGTAAAGCTAAATGAGTGAATTTATTTTGAGAACTCGAGATCATACTACTGCTCTAATATATTCACATTGTCCTTGGTCAAGTGTATCAAAGAGGAAACAAAGAGAACTGTGTTCCATTTCTAATCTATTTTTCAAGatcaatggaaaaataataagacgAATTAGAAAACtttattctttccttcttttctcctctcttctagACCCTTCCACGACGACCCTTGGCCCAGTTGGCACAAAGCTAATATAAAAACACCTAATGAATTGGCAATACGCCTTCCCCCGTTGGCAGACGTGAATGTCCACGGAACGTAGTCACTTCGTCGCCGTCCATGGAAACTATCTGCACATCTTTCTCTCCATTGTAACTGGTGAATTTGGATTGCAGTTTTACTGGCACCCaacatatacattttttttctttttttttgtattcccTCTTTTTCTGATTCTTgcatattcgatatattctgTCTTATTCTATAGTAGACTGACTTAGACATCCAATTCACCAATTCATatgtaaatttctttccaatgaaattttttgtaatagtaattattttcaaaaaatcttttaatgataaagaattgataatttcaagtatctattaatgattaattttggaaaattatttttttccccttatttctctatttatatcaacgtaaaatctttaaaatttcttaaaaaaaaataaatttaaaatatttaaaata containing:
- the LOC107964212 gene encoding tubulin polyglutamylase complex subunit 2 codes for the protein MSFFVDIVTEDSFYENLTLGVVKILESFPYVKNVRVDRRNGCETTVINSWEQRHCCILPEDVKNFYASIDGFLLQWNLEIAGEEFPIGCMEIGTFSSLKRYTNNSKNYQTDATKKESYNDIHKLENETVCGSSTDLENTISSHLQENDCKMFEIARCFPESEIAKIYLVYRIKPEMESPTIWLHRENTNKWYRLADNFTIYFRMMLVHLGLPLWQCCVAGLSLPAWIQQVYFLIGPHLLPSTVEPMETISTSMWNNGPTNIIDPAIFKGREGKQKSSKKK